A single Perognathus longimembris pacificus isolate PPM17 chromosome 17, ASM2315922v1, whole genome shotgun sequence DNA region contains:
- the Fdxr gene encoding NADPH:adrenodoxin oxidoreductase, mitochondrial isoform X3 — protein sequence MAPRFWSWCHRSAWPRIRPPLATLRFYQQFSTQEKTPQICVVGSGPAGFYTAQHLLKHHPQARVDIYEKQPVPFGLVRFGVAPDHPEVKNVIHTFTQTARSDRCAFWGNVVIGKDVTVPELREAYHAVVLSYGAEDHRALGIPGEELPGVLSARAFVGWYNGLPENRELVPDLSCDTAVILGQGNVALDVARILLTPPEHLEKTDITEAALGVLRQSQVKTVWIVGRRGPLQVAFTIKELREMIQLPGTRPLLDPKDFSGLGGSVKEVPRPRRRLTELLLRTATEEPREGEAARHARAPRAWGLRFFRSPQRVLPSPDGRRAAGIRLAITRLEEGGEAARAVPTGDTEDLPCGLVLSSVGYKSRPIDPSVPFDPTLGIIPNTEGRVVDVPGLYCSGWVKRGPTGVIATTMTDSFLTSQQLLQDLKAGLLPSDPRPGWAAIQALLRSRGVRPVSFSDWEKLDAEEVSRGQSAGKPREKLVDPREMLRLLGH from the exons atggCTCCGCGCTTCTGGTCCTGGTGTCACCGGTCGGCGTGGCCTCGGATCCGACCGCCTCTCGCCA CCCTACGTTTCTACCAGCAGTTCTCCACGCAGGAGAAGACCCCCCAGATCTGTGTGGTGGGCAGCGGCCCAGCTGGTTTCTATACAGCCCAACACCTGCTAAAG CACCACCCCCAGGCCCGCGTGGACATCTACGAGAAGCAGCCGGTGCCCTTTGGCCTCGTGCGCTTTGGCGTGGCCCCCGACCACCCCGAGGTGAAG AACGTCATCCACACGTTCACCCAGACGGCCCGCTCTGACCGCTGCGCCTTCTGGGGCAACGTGGTCATCGGCAAGGACGTGACGGTGCCCGAGTTACGGGAGGCCTACCACGCCGTGGTGCTG AGCTATGGGGCGGAGGACCACCGGGCCCTGGGAATCCCCGGTGAAGAGCTGCCGGGCGTGCTGTCCGCCCGGGCCTTCGTGGGCTGGTACAACGGGCTTCCTGAGAACCGGGAG ctggtgCCGGACCTGAGCTGTGACACAGCTGTGATTCTGGGGCAGGGGAATGTGGCTCTGGACGTAGCCCGGATCCTGCTGACCCCACCGGAGCACCTGGAG AAAACGGACATCACGGAGGCTGCCTTGGGGGTGCTGAGGCAGAGTCAGGTGAAGACCGTGTGGATAGTGGGCCGGCGAGGACCCCTACAAGTGGCCTTCACCATCAAG gaGCTTCGGGAGATGATCCAGTTACCAGGAACCCGGCCCCTTCTGGATCCCAAGGATTTCTCGGGCCTCGGGGGCAGCGTGAAGG AGGTCCCGCGGCCCAGGAGGCGGCTGACGGAACTGCTCCTGCGCACGGCCACGGAGGAGCCGCGGGAGGGGGAGGCCGCCCGCCACGCTCGGGCCCCCCGGGCCTGGGGACTCCGCTTTTTCCGAAGCCCCCAGCGGGTGCTTCCTTCTCCAGACGGGCGACGGGCAGCAGGCATCCGCTTGGCCATCACCAGACTGGAA GAGGGTGGGGAGGCCGCCCGGGCAGTACCCACAGGAGACACGGAGGACCTCCCTTGTGGGCTCGTGCTGAGCAGCGTGGGCTATAAGAGCCGCCCCATCGACCCCAGTGTGCCCTTCGATCCTACACTTGGCATCATCCCCAACACAGAGGGCCGGGTTGTGGATGTGCCAG GCCTCTACTGCAGCGGCTGGGTGAAGAGGGGACCCACGGGCGTCATTGCCACCACCATGACTGACAGCTTCCTCACCAGCCAGCAGCTGCTGCAGGACCTGAAGGCCGGGCTGCTGCCCTCTGACCCCCGGCCGGGCTGGGCGGCCATCCAGGCCCTGCTCAGGAGCCGAG GAGTCCGGCCAGTCTCCTTCTCAGACTGGGAGAAGCTGGATGCCGAGGAGGTGTCCCGAGGCCAGAGCGCCGGGAAGCCAAGAGAGAAGCTGGTGGATCCACGGGAGATGTTGCGGCTGTTGGGACACTGA
- the Grin2c gene encoding glutamate receptor ionotropic, NMDA 2C, protein MGGALGPALLLTWLLGAWAGPGPGEQAVTVAVVFGSSGPPQAQARVRLTPQSFLDLPLEVQPLTVGVNNTNPSSLLTQICGLLGAARVHGIVFEDNVGTEAVAQLLDFISSQTHAPILSISGGSTVVLTPKEPGSAFLQLGVSLEQQLQVLFKVLEEYDWSAFAVITSLHPGHALFLEGVRAAADASYLSWRLLDVLTLELGPGGTRARTQRLLRQVDAPVLVAYCSREEAEVLFAEAAQAGLVGPGHVWLVPNLALGSTDAPPTTFPVGLISVVTESWRLSLRQKVRDGVAILALGAHGYRRQHGVLPAPAGDCRSHPGPVSPAREAFYRHLLNVTWEGRDFSFSPGGYLVQPTMVVITLNRHRLWEMVGRWDHGVLYMKYPVWPRYSASLQPVVDSRHLTVATLEERPFVIVESPDPGTGGCVPNTVPCRRQSNRTFSSGDLTPYTKLCCKGFCIDILKKLAKVVKFSYDLYLVTNGKHGKRVRGVWNGMIGEVYYKRADMAIGSLTINEERSEIVDFSVPFVETGISVMVARSNGTVSPSAFLEPYSPAVWVMMFVMCLTVVAITVFMFEYFSPVSYNQNLTKGKKPGGPSFTIGKSVWLLWALVFNNSVPIENPRGTTSKIMVLVWAFFAVIFLASYTANLAAFMIQEQYIDTVSGLSDKKFQRPQDQYPPFRFGTVPNGSTERNIRSNYRDMHVHMVKFNQRSVEDALTSLKMGKLDAFIYDAAVLNYMAGKDEGCKLVTIGSGKVFATTGYGIAMQKDSHWKRAIDLALLQFLGDGETQKLETVWLSGICQNEKNEVMSSKLDIDNMAGVFYMLLVAMGLALLVFAWEHLVYWKLRHSVPSSSQLDFLLAFSRGIYSCFNGVQSLASPARTPSPDLTAGSAQASVLKMLQAARDMVTTAGVSSSLDRATRTIESWGGSRRAPPPPACPCPRPPSPGAWAPPGGGRPTPLCRARRPATPGLPPPDVSRAPRRRPPAREAPWPGPPAAPCGRRALPERPLSPAPRHYSSFPRADRPRRPALPLFPEPPEPPEPDDLPLLTPHQLARREALLRAAWARGARPRHASLPSSVAEAFAPPRPLPARCTGHACACALGPPACGRWARRLPAPWEAWPEGGPAGGPSWQPRRHVCLHARAHLPLCWGAVCPHRPPCASRRPWLPGAWGHRAHRGRTLGLSTGCGDSRVLEAAGRGACAAQSFSEPCTWRRLSSLESEV, encoded by the exons ATGGGTGGGGCCCTGGGACCGGCTCTCCTGCTTACCTGGCTCCTCGGTGCCTGGGCAGGCCCGGGGCCCGGTGAGCAGGCGGTGACCGTGGCGGTGGTGTTTGGCAGCTCAGGGCCTCCACAGGCCCAGGCTCGAGTTCGCCTCACCCCGCAGAGCTTCCTGGACTTGCCCCTGGAGGTCCAGCCGCTCACCGTGGGGGTGAACAACACCAACCCCAGCAGCCTCCTCACCCAGATCTGCGGGCTCCTGGGCGCGGCCCGCGTCCACGGCATCGTCTTTGAAGACAACGTGGGCACGGAGGCGGTGGCCCAGCTCCTGGACTTCATCTCTTCCCAGACTCACGCGCCCATCCTCAGCATCAGCGGGGGCTCCACGGTGGTCCTCACTCCCAAG gAGCCGGGCTCCGCCTTCCTGCAGCTGGGCGTGTCCctggagcagcagctgcaggtgcTCTTCAAGGTGCTCGAGGAGTACGACTGGAGCGCCTTCGCCGTCATCACCAGCCTGCACCCGGGCCACGCGCTCTTCCTGGAGGGAGTCCGCGCCGCGGCCGACGCCAGCTACCTGAGCTGGCGGCTGCTGGACGTGCTCACGCTGGAGCTGGGCCCCGGCGggacgcgcgcgcgcacgcagcGCCTGCTGCGCCAGGTGGACGCGCCCGTGCTCGTGGCCTACTGCTCCCGCGAGGAGGCCGAGGTGCTCTTCGCCGAGGCGGCCCAGGCGGGCCTGGTGGGGCCCGGCCACGTGTGGCTCGTGCCCAACCTGGCCCTGGGCAGCACCGACGCGCCCCCCACCACCTTCCCCGTGGGCCTCATCAGCGTGGTCACCGAGAGCTGGCGTCTCAGCCTGCGACAGAAGGTTCGCGATGGTGTGGCCATCTTGGCGCTGGGCGCCCATGGCTACCGGAGACAGCATGGCGTCCTGCCTGCTCCGGCTGGCGACTGCCGCAGCCATCCCGGGCCCGTCAGCCCAGCCCGGGAGGCCTTCTACAG GCACCTACTGAATGTCACTTGGGAGGGCCGAGACTTCTCCTTTAGCCCTGGTGGGTACCTGGTCCAGCCCACCATGGTGGTGATCACCCTCAATCGGCACCGCCTCTGGGAGATG GTGGGGCGCTGGGATCATGGCGTCCTCTATATGAAGTACCCAGTGTGGCCTCGCTACAGCGCCTCCCTGCAGCCCGTGGTGGACAGCCGGCACCTGACGGTCGCCACGCTGGAAGAGCGGCCCTTCGTCATCGTGGAGAGCCCCGACCCCGGCACGGGGGGCTGTGTGCCCAACACCGTGCCCTGCCGCAGGCAGAGCAACCGCACTTTCAG CAGCGGGGACCTGACCCCCTACACCAAGCTCTGTTGTAAGGGCTTCTGCATCGACATCCTCAAGAAGCTGGCCAAGGTCGTCAAGTTCTCCTACGACCTCTACCTGGTGACCAACGGCAAGCACGGCAAGAGGGTGCGAGGCGTGTGGAACGGCATGATCGGGGAG GTGTACTACAAGCGGGCAGACATGGCCATCGGCTCCCTCACCATCAACGAGGAGCGCTCGGAGATTGTGGACTTCTCCGTGCCTTTTGTGGAGACGGGCATCAGCGTGATGGTGGCCCGCAGCAACGGCACCGTCTCCCCCTCGGCCTTCCTGG AGCCCTACAGCCCCGCGGTGTGGGTGATGATGTTCGTCATGTGCCTCACCGTGGTGGCCATCACGGTCTTCATGTTTGAGTACTTCAGCCCTGTCAGCTACAACCAGAACCTCACCAAGGGCAAGA AGCCTGGGGGTCCGTCCTTCACCATCGGCAAGTCCGTGTGGCTGCTGTGGGCGCTCGTCTTCAACAACTCGGTGCCCATTGAGAATCCACGAGGCACCACCAGCAAGATTATGGTCCTGGTCTGGGCCTTCTTCGCCGTCATCTTCCTGGCCAGCTACACGGCCAACCTGGCCGCCTTCATGATCCAGGAGCAGTACATCGACACGGTGTCGGGCCTCAGTGACAAGAAG TTTCAGCGGCCTCAGGATCAGTACCCGCCCTTCCGCTTTGGCACGGTGCCCAATGGCAGCACAGAGAGGAACATCCGCAGCAACTACCGTGACATGCACGTCCACATGGTCAAGTTCAACCAGCGCTCGGTGGAGGACGCGCTCACCAGCCTCAAGATGGG GAAGCTGGACGCCTTCATCTATGACGCTGCTGTCCTCAACTACATGGCGGGCAAGGATGAAGGCTGCAAGTTGGTCACCATTGGGTCTGGCAAGGTCTTTGCCACCACCGGCTACGGCATCGCCATGCAGAAGGACTCTCACTGGAAGCGGGCCATAGACCTGGCCCTCCTGCAGTTCCTAGGGGACG GAGAAACACAGAAACTGGAGACGGTGTGGCTCTCGGGCATCTGCCAGAATGAGAAGAACGAGGTGATGAGCAGCAAGCTGGACATCGACAACATGGCGGGCGTCTTCTACATGCTGCTGGTGGCCATGGGGCTGGCCCTGCTGGTCTTCGCCTGGGAGCACCTGGTGTATTGGAAGCTGCGGCACTCGGTGCCCAGCAGCTCCCAGCTGGACTTCCTGCTGGCGTTCAGCAGG GGCATCTACAGCTGCTTCAACGGGGTGCAGAGCCTGGCCAGCCCCGCGCGCACCCCCAGCCCGGACCTCACGGCGGGCTCCGCGCAGGCCAGCGTGCTCAAGATGCTGCAGGCGGCCCGCGACATGGTGACCACGGCGGGCGTGAGCAGCTCCCTGGACCGCGCCACCCGCACCATCGAGAGCTGGGGCGGCAGCCgccgggcgccgccgccgcccgcctgcCCCTGCCCGCGCCCACCCAgccccggggcctgggcgcctCCGGGAGGGGGCCGCCCCACGCCGCTGTGCAGGGCCCGGCGCCCCGCGACGCCCGGGCTGCCCCCGCCCGACGTCTCCCgggcgccccgccgccgcccaccCGCCCGGGAGGCGCCGTGGCCCGGGCCCCCGGCCGCGCCCTGCGGGCGGCGCGCGCTCCCGGAGCGCCCCCTGTCGCCCGCGCCCCGCCACTACAGCTCCTTCCCCCGGGCCGACCGGCCTcggcgccccgccctcccgctcTTCCCGGAGCCCCCGGAGCCCCCGGAGCCCGACGACCTGCCGCTGCTGACGCCCCACCAGCTGGCCCGGAGGGAGGCCCTGCTGCGGGCGGCCTGGGCCCGGGGCGCCCGCCCCCGCCACGCCTCCCTGCCCAGCTCGGTGGCCGAGGCCTTCGCTCCGCCCCGCCCGCTGCCCGCCCGGTGCACCGGCCACGCGTGCGCCTGTGCCCTCGGCCCGCCGGCCTGCGGGCGCTGGGCCAGGCGGCTGCCCGCCCCCTGGGAGGCATGGCCCGAGGGGGGCCCTGCGGGGGGGCCCTCCTGGCAGCCCCGGCGGCACGTCTGCCTGCACGCTCGTGCCCACCTGCCCTTGTGCTGGGGTGCTGTCTGCCCTCATCGCCCACCCTGTGCCAGCCGTCGTCCCTGGCTCCCGGGGGCCTGGGGGCACCGGGCACACAGGGGCAGGACCCTGGGGCTGAGCACGGGCTGCGGGGACAGCAGGGTGCTGGAGGCGGCCGGCCGCGGGGCCTGTGCCGCTCAGAGCTTCTCGGAACCGTGCACCTGGAGGCGGCTCTCCAGCCTGGAGTCGGAAGTGTGA
- the Fdxr gene encoding NADPH:adrenodoxin oxidoreductase, mitochondrial isoform X1 has product MAPRFWSWCHRSAWPRIRPPLASNNTPTLRFYQQFSTQEKTPQICVVGSGPAGFYTAQHLLKHHPQARVDIYEKQPVPFGLVRFGVAPDHPEVKNVIHTFTQTARSDRCAFWGNVVIGKDVTVPELREAYHAVVLSYGAEDHRALGIPGEELPGVLSARAFVGWYNGLPENRELVPDLSCDTAVILGQGNVALDVARILLTPPEHLEKTDITEAALGVLRQSQVKTVWIVGRRGPLQVAFTIKELREMIQLPGTRPLLDPKDFSGLGGSVKEVPRPRRRLTELLLRTATEEPREGEAARHARAPRAWGLRFFRSPQRVLPSPDGRRAAGIRLAITRLEEGGEAARAVPTGDTEDLPCGLVLSSVGYKSRPIDPSVPFDPTLGIIPNTEGRVVDVPGLYCSGWVKRGPTGVIATTMTDSFLTSQQLLQDLKAGLLPSDPRPGWAAIQALLRSRGVRPVSFSDWEKLDAEEVSRGQSAGKPREKLVDPREMLRLLGH; this is encoded by the exons atggCTCCGCGCTTCTGGTCCTGGTGTCACCGGTCGGCGTGGCCTCGGATCCGACCGCCTCTCGCCAGTAACAACACCCCGA CCCTACGTTTCTACCAGCAGTTCTCCACGCAGGAGAAGACCCCCCAGATCTGTGTGGTGGGCAGCGGCCCAGCTGGTTTCTATACAGCCCAACACCTGCTAAAG CACCACCCCCAGGCCCGCGTGGACATCTACGAGAAGCAGCCGGTGCCCTTTGGCCTCGTGCGCTTTGGCGTGGCCCCCGACCACCCCGAGGTGAAG AACGTCATCCACACGTTCACCCAGACGGCCCGCTCTGACCGCTGCGCCTTCTGGGGCAACGTGGTCATCGGCAAGGACGTGACGGTGCCCGAGTTACGGGAGGCCTACCACGCCGTGGTGCTG AGCTATGGGGCGGAGGACCACCGGGCCCTGGGAATCCCCGGTGAAGAGCTGCCGGGCGTGCTGTCCGCCCGGGCCTTCGTGGGCTGGTACAACGGGCTTCCTGAGAACCGGGAG ctggtgCCGGACCTGAGCTGTGACACAGCTGTGATTCTGGGGCAGGGGAATGTGGCTCTGGACGTAGCCCGGATCCTGCTGACCCCACCGGAGCACCTGGAG AAAACGGACATCACGGAGGCTGCCTTGGGGGTGCTGAGGCAGAGTCAGGTGAAGACCGTGTGGATAGTGGGCCGGCGAGGACCCCTACAAGTGGCCTTCACCATCAAG gaGCTTCGGGAGATGATCCAGTTACCAGGAACCCGGCCCCTTCTGGATCCCAAGGATTTCTCGGGCCTCGGGGGCAGCGTGAAGG AGGTCCCGCGGCCCAGGAGGCGGCTGACGGAACTGCTCCTGCGCACGGCCACGGAGGAGCCGCGGGAGGGGGAGGCCGCCCGCCACGCTCGGGCCCCCCGGGCCTGGGGACTCCGCTTTTTCCGAAGCCCCCAGCGGGTGCTTCCTTCTCCAGACGGGCGACGGGCAGCAGGCATCCGCTTGGCCATCACCAGACTGGAA GAGGGTGGGGAGGCCGCCCGGGCAGTACCCACAGGAGACACGGAGGACCTCCCTTGTGGGCTCGTGCTGAGCAGCGTGGGCTATAAGAGCCGCCCCATCGACCCCAGTGTGCCCTTCGATCCTACACTTGGCATCATCCCCAACACAGAGGGCCGGGTTGTGGATGTGCCAG GCCTCTACTGCAGCGGCTGGGTGAAGAGGGGACCCACGGGCGTCATTGCCACCACCATGACTGACAGCTTCCTCACCAGCCAGCAGCTGCTGCAGGACCTGAAGGCCGGGCTGCTGCCCTCTGACCCCCGGCCGGGCTGGGCGGCCATCCAGGCCCTGCTCAGGAGCCGAG GAGTCCGGCCAGTCTCCTTCTCAGACTGGGAGAAGCTGGATGCCGAGGAGGTGTCCCGAGGCCAGAGCGCCGGGAAGCCAAGAGAGAAGCTGGTGGATCCACGGGAGATGTTGCGGCTGTTGGGACACTGA
- the Fdxr gene encoding NADPH:adrenodoxin oxidoreductase, mitochondrial isoform X2, with the protein MAPRFWSWCHRSAWPRIRPPLASNNTPTLRFYQQFSTQEKTPQICVVGSGPAGFYTAQHLLKHHPQARVDIYEKQPVPFGLVRFGVAPDHPEVKNVIHTFTQTARSDRCAFWGNVVIGKDVTVPELREAYHAVVLSYGAEDHRALGIPGEELPGVLSARAFVGWYNGLPENRELVPDLSCDTAVILGQGNVALDVARILLTPPEHLEKTDITEAALGVLRQSQVKTVWIVGRRGPLQVAFTIKELREMIQLPGTRPLLDPKDFSGLGGSVKEVPRPRRRLTELLLRTATEEPREGEAARHARAPRAWGLRFFRSPQRVLPSPDGRRAAGIRLAITRLEGGEAARAVPTGDTEDLPCGLVLSSVGYKSRPIDPSVPFDPTLGIIPNTEGRVVDVPGLYCSGWVKRGPTGVIATTMTDSFLTSQQLLQDLKAGLLPSDPRPGWAAIQALLRSRGVRPVSFSDWEKLDAEEVSRGQSAGKPREKLVDPREMLRLLGH; encoded by the exons atggCTCCGCGCTTCTGGTCCTGGTGTCACCGGTCGGCGTGGCCTCGGATCCGACCGCCTCTCGCCAGTAACAACACCCCGA CCCTACGTTTCTACCAGCAGTTCTCCACGCAGGAGAAGACCCCCCAGATCTGTGTGGTGGGCAGCGGCCCAGCTGGTTTCTATACAGCCCAACACCTGCTAAAG CACCACCCCCAGGCCCGCGTGGACATCTACGAGAAGCAGCCGGTGCCCTTTGGCCTCGTGCGCTTTGGCGTGGCCCCCGACCACCCCGAGGTGAAG AACGTCATCCACACGTTCACCCAGACGGCCCGCTCTGACCGCTGCGCCTTCTGGGGCAACGTGGTCATCGGCAAGGACGTGACGGTGCCCGAGTTACGGGAGGCCTACCACGCCGTGGTGCTG AGCTATGGGGCGGAGGACCACCGGGCCCTGGGAATCCCCGGTGAAGAGCTGCCGGGCGTGCTGTCCGCCCGGGCCTTCGTGGGCTGGTACAACGGGCTTCCTGAGAACCGGGAG ctggtgCCGGACCTGAGCTGTGACACAGCTGTGATTCTGGGGCAGGGGAATGTGGCTCTGGACGTAGCCCGGATCCTGCTGACCCCACCGGAGCACCTGGAG AAAACGGACATCACGGAGGCTGCCTTGGGGGTGCTGAGGCAGAGTCAGGTGAAGACCGTGTGGATAGTGGGCCGGCGAGGACCCCTACAAGTGGCCTTCACCATCAAG gaGCTTCGGGAGATGATCCAGTTACCAGGAACCCGGCCCCTTCTGGATCCCAAGGATTTCTCGGGCCTCGGGGGCAGCGTGAAGG AGGTCCCGCGGCCCAGGAGGCGGCTGACGGAACTGCTCCTGCGCACGGCCACGGAGGAGCCGCGGGAGGGGGAGGCCGCCCGCCACGCTCGGGCCCCCCGGGCCTGGGGACTCCGCTTTTTCCGAAGCCCCCAGCGGGTGCTTCCTTCTCCAGACGGGCGACGGGCAGCAGGCATCCGCTTGGCCATCACCAGACTGGAA GGTGGGGAGGCCGCCCGGGCAGTACCCACAGGAGACACGGAGGACCTCCCTTGTGGGCTCGTGCTGAGCAGCGTGGGCTATAAGAGCCGCCCCATCGACCCCAGTGTGCCCTTCGATCCTACACTTGGCATCATCCCCAACACAGAGGGCCGGGTTGTGGATGTGCCAG GCCTCTACTGCAGCGGCTGGGTGAAGAGGGGACCCACGGGCGTCATTGCCACCACCATGACTGACAGCTTCCTCACCAGCCAGCAGCTGCTGCAGGACCTGAAGGCCGGGCTGCTGCCCTCTGACCCCCGGCCGGGCTGGGCGGCCATCCAGGCCCTGCTCAGGAGCCGAG GAGTCCGGCCAGTCTCCTTCTCAGACTGGGAGAAGCTGGATGCCGAGGAGGTGTCCCGAGGCCAGAGCGCCGGGAAGCCAAGAGAGAAGCTGGTGGATCCACGGGAGATGTTGCGGCTGTTGGGACACTGA